The Nitrososphaerota archaeon genome has a segment encoding these proteins:
- a CDS encoding AbrB family transcriptional regulator — protein MAVEIEVKKVDSQGRLILPSDWRADELKQANEVYVIKRKGYLKIVPKQRVDLSKFFDKADLEIDAISDWQSFEKTRAENRT, from the coding sequence ATGGCAGTAGAAATAGAGGTCAAGAAGGTCGATTCACAAGGCAGGTTGATTCTTCCCTCTGATTGGAGGGCGGACGAGCTTAAACAGGCAAACGAAGTCTATGTTATCAAGCGAAAAGGTTACCTTAAGATCGTCCCAAAGCAGAGGGTAGACCTCAGCAAGTTCTTTGACAAAGCTGATCTTGAGATTGACGCAATTAGTGATTGGCAGAGTTTCGAAAAAACCCGTGCAGAAAATAGGACATGA
- a CDS encoding type II toxin-antitoxin system VapC family toxin, which yields MKFLDSNVFIYAFYKPKRQLNTSEKAMKDSSKKIISNIQNGKESVVTTVVHLSEIINILKHSFSVKELAEIAAGLLMLDNVEVLDVSKEDYFVATELGQEFGIDPNDALAVQVIQTKGLTEIYSFDKAFEKVEGIARLPIL from the coding sequence ATGAAGTTCCTCGATTCAAACGTATTCATATATGCATTCTACAAGCCCAAAAGGCAGCTAAATACATCAGAGAAGGCCATGAAAGATTCGTCAAAGAAAATAATATCCAACATACAGAATGGTAAAGAATCCGTGGTGACGACTGTTGTCCACCTTTCTGAAATAATCAACATCCTAAAGCATAGTTTTTCGGTTAAAGAGCTTGCGGAAATTGCTGCAGGGTTACTGATGTTGGATAATGTAGAGGTTTTGGATGTTAGCAAGGAGGACTATTTCGTAGCAACAGAATTGGGGCAAGAATTTGGCATCGATCCTAATGACGCGCTTGCCGTTCAAGTTATTCAGACAAAAGGTTTGACAGAAATTTATTCGTTCGATAAGGCGTTCGAAAAAGTCGAAGGAATTGCTAGGCTACCGATTCTATAA